Proteins encoded together in one Prevotella scopos JCM 17725 window:
- the uvrA gene encoding excinuclease ABC subunit UvrA: protein MNKYIEVKGAKVNNLKDIDVKIPQGQFVAITGVSGSGKSSLAFDTLYAEGQRRYVESLSAYARQFLGRMAKPEVDFIKGLPPAIAIEQKVISRNPRSTVGTSTEIYEYLRLLYARIGRTFSPISGEEVKHHSVEDVIEKVMSYSEGTKFCILAPLHIIEGRSVQTQLEMEMQEGYARIYVDNDFIRIEDWLEQNPVDERNKGKTKDKDIQIYLVIDRLSVDKSKETLSRLTDSCETAFYEGNGNIQLMILPAKLTYDFSTRFEADGIRFEEPNDNMFSFNSPLGACPTCEGFGRVIGIDEKLVIPDSSLSVYDGCVQCWHGEKMATWKDEFCRRAAKDTFPIFKPYFELTKAEKESLWKGLPSDRKKDIHDRICIDTFFQMLKENQYKIQYRIMLSRYRGKTVCPDCHGTKLKKEATWVKIGGMAITDLVDMSIINLKKWFDNLVLTEHEQEVSKRLMTEITSRLQFLLDVGLGYLTLNRQSNSLSGGESQRINLTTSLGSSLVGSLYILDEPSIGLHSRDTDRLIHVLKELQALGNTVVVVEHDEEIMRAADYLIDVGPDAGRLGGEIVFEGKVSDIKSIEGDIKEKKNLKSKQLLEQYPHSYTIKYLTGTEVIDIPASRRPWNMAIELKGARMNNLKGIDVKFPLNVFTVVTGVSGSGKSSLVKGILYPALKRHLDEVADTPGEYSAITGDWKQIKHVEFVDQNPIGKSTRSNPATYVKAYDEIRKLFADQQLSKQMGFTPQYFSFNTEGGRCEECKGAGVITVEMQFMADLVLECEECHGQRFKHEILDVQFEGKNINDVLNMTVSEAIQFFGEHKRKAIVNRLKPLEDVGLGYIKLGQSSSTLSGGENQRVKLAYFIGQEQQEPTLFIFDEPTTGLHFHDIQCLLHAFNALIDRGHNILVIEHNLDVIKCADHVIDLGPDGGDKGGYLVIAGTPEEVVHCKESLTGKYLIEKLK, encoded by the coding sequence ATGAATAAATATATTGAGGTAAAAGGTGCTAAGGTTAACAACCTAAAAGATATAGATGTAAAAATCCCTCAAGGTCAGTTTGTTGCTATCACTGGCGTATCAGGTTCTGGTAAGTCATCACTTGCCTTCGATACTCTCTATGCTGAAGGACAACGCCGATATGTTGAGAGTCTTTCAGCTTATGCGCGTCAGTTCTTAGGAAGAATGGCTAAACCTGAGGTAGATTTCATCAAAGGACTTCCCCCTGCCATAGCTATTGAGCAGAAAGTTATCTCACGTAATCCACGCTCTACAGTGGGCACTTCAACAGAAATATACGAATACCTTCGTCTGCTTTATGCTCGTATAGGTAGAACTTTCAGTCCTATCTCGGGTGAAGAAGTGAAACATCATTCTGTTGAAGACGTCATTGAAAAGGTGATGTCTTATTCGGAAGGAACAAAGTTTTGTATTCTTGCTCCTCTTCACATCATTGAAGGAAGAAGCGTACAAACTCAACTTGAAATGGAGATGCAGGAGGGCTATGCACGTATCTATGTGGATAATGACTTTATTCGCATAGAAGATTGGCTTGAACAAAATCCTGTTGATGAGAGAAATAAAGGCAAAACAAAGGACAAAGACATACAGATTTATCTCGTTATTGACCGTCTATCGGTTGATAAGTCTAAAGAGACATTGAGCCGACTTACCGATTCTTGTGAGACAGCTTTCTATGAGGGCAACGGCAATATTCAACTGATGATACTCCCAGCTAAGCTCACTTATGACTTCTCAACTCGCTTCGAAGCAGACGGCATTCGCTTTGAGGAACCAAACGACAATATGTTTTCGTTTAACTCTCCCCTTGGCGCCTGTCCTACTTGCGAAGGTTTTGGCCGCGTTATAGGAATTGATGAGAAGTTAGTTATACCCGATTCTTCTCTGTCTGTCTATGATGGTTGCGTACAATGTTGGCATGGTGAGAAGATGGCAACATGGAAAGATGAGTTCTGCAGACGTGCTGCAAAAGACACCTTCCCTATCTTCAAGCCTTATTTTGAACTAACTAAAGCGGAGAAGGAAAGCCTTTGGAAGGGTCTTCCAAGCGACAGAAAGAAAGACATTCACGATCGTATCTGCATTGATACTTTCTTCCAAATGTTGAAAGAAAACCAATACAAGATTCAATACCGCATCATGCTCAGTCGTTATCGTGGTAAAACTGTTTGTCCAGACTGCCATGGTACAAAGCTAAAGAAGGAAGCAACATGGGTTAAGATAGGCGGTATGGCTATCACTGACCTTGTTGATATGTCAATTATCAACCTTAAAAAATGGTTTGACAATCTTGTACTAACAGAGCATGAACAGGAAGTTAGTAAGCGATTGATGACCGAGATAACAAGTCGTCTTCAGTTCCTATTGGACGTAGGATTAGGCTATCTAACGCTTAACCGCCAATCCAACTCGCTGAGTGGTGGTGAAAGTCAACGCATCAATCTCACAACTTCATTGGGTTCTTCTCTAGTTGGTTCACTCTATATACTTGATGAACCTTCCATCGGTTTGCATAGCCGAGACACTGACCGACTTATTCACGTACTCAAAGAACTTCAAGCATTGGGCAACACGGTAGTTGTCGTGGAACATGACGAGGAAATCATGCGTGCTGCCGACTACCTGATTGACGTTGGGCCTGATGCAGGACGACTGGGTGGTGAAATTGTATTTGAAGGTAAGGTATCAGATATCAAGTCTATAGAGGGTGATATCAAAGAGAAAAAGAATTTGAAGTCGAAGCAATTGTTGGAGCAATATCCTCATTCCTATACCATTAAATACCTGACAGGAACCGAAGTTATCGACATACCTGCAAGTCGCAGACCATGGAATATGGCGATAGAACTGAAGGGAGCTCGCATGAATAATCTTAAAGGTATTGACGTTAAGTTCCCACTGAATGTCTTTACCGTGGTAACAGGTGTCAGCGGTAGTGGAAAATCTTCGCTAGTGAAAGGTATTCTCTACCCTGCTCTAAAACGTCATTTAGACGAAGTTGCTGACACACCAGGTGAATATTCAGCCATTACTGGGGACTGGAAGCAGATAAAACACGTGGAGTTTGTGGATCAGAACCCTATCGGTAAGAGTACGCGCTCTAATCCCGCAACTTACGTGAAAGCATACGATGAAATCAGAAAGCTATTTGCAGACCAGCAATTGTCTAAGCAGATGGGCTTCACACCACAATATTTCTCATTCAACACAGAAGGTGGTCGCTGCGAAGAATGTAAGGGTGCTGGTGTCATTACGGTAGAGATGCAGTTTATGGCAGACCTTGTATTGGAATGTGAAGAATGTCACGGACAGCGTTTCAAACATGAAATTCTTGACGTACAATTCGAAGGAAAGAATATCAATGATGTTCTAAATATGACAGTATCTGAGGCTATTCAGTTCTTTGGTGAGCACAAGCGCAAAGCTATTGTCAACCGCTTAAAACCTCTGGAGGATGTCGGACTGGGGTACATCAAACTTGGTCAAAGTTCATCTACCCTATCTGGTGGTGAGAACCAACGTGTGAAACTTGCTTATTTCATTGGACAAGAACAGCAAGAACCAACGCTTTTTATCTTCGACGAGCCTACGACGGGTTTGCACTTCCACGATATCCAGTGTTTACTTCATGCCTTCAATGCCCTCATCGATCGTGGACACAACATATTGGTTATTGAACATAACCTCGATGTTATCAAATGTGCTGACCACGTCATCGACCTTGGTCCAGATGGTGGTGATAAAGGTGGATACCTCGTCATTGCCGGTACACCAGAGGAAGTGGTACATTGCAAAGAGAGTCTAACAGGTAAGTATTTGATTGAAAAACTAAAATAG
- a CDS encoding peptide MFS transporter has protein sequence MFENQPKALYALALANTGERFGYYTMIAVFSLFLRANFGLSADTAGLIYSIFLGLVYFLPLIGGIMADKFGYGKMVTIGIIVMFAGYLFLSIPLGGGVTAFIAMLAALFLISFGTGLFKGNLQVMVGNLYDTPELSAKRDSAFSIFYMAINIGALFAPTAAVRIRDWAETSLGYSGNDAYHFSFAVACVSLIVSMMIYYAFRSTFRHVEAGVGKSKKANTTVVEEELTPQQTKERIVALCLVFAVVIFFWMSFHQNGLTLTYFADEFVNPKAEGVQTMEFDVINLVMIIFMVYSSMSFFQGKTSKAKLISAVVFLAAAGILVYKYNNIGGPVDISAPIFQQFNPFYVVALTPISMAIFGALAAKGKEPKAPRKIAYGMIVAGSAYLLMVLASRGLLTPNEQAAAKAAGEAVPFASGNWLIGTYLVLTFGELLLSPMGISFVSKVAPPKYKGAMMGGWFVATAIGNLLVSVGGYLWNDLPLTVVWSVFIVLCLLSAGFMFLMMKRLEKVA, from the coding sequence ATGTTTGAAAACCAACCTAAAGCACTGTATGCGTTGGCATTAGCCAATACTGGTGAGCGTTTCGGCTATTACACTATGATAGCTGTGTTTTCTTTATTTTTAAGAGCCAATTTCGGATTATCTGCTGATACTGCTGGCCTGATTTATAGTATTTTTCTTGGCTTAGTTTACTTTTTGCCATTGATTGGTGGTATCATGGCTGATAAATTTGGCTATGGAAAGATGGTGACTATTGGTATCATTGTCATGTTTGCCGGTTATCTTTTCTTGTCTATTCCATTGGGTGGAGGAGTGACTGCTTTTATAGCAATGCTGGCTGCTCTGTTTCTGATTAGTTTTGGAACGGGCTTATTCAAAGGTAACTTACAAGTAATGGTGGGTAATCTTTATGATACACCAGAATTATCTGCAAAGCGTGACTCTGCATTCTCAATCTTCTACATGGCAATTAATATTGGTGCACTTTTTGCTCCTACTGCAGCTGTAAGAATTAGAGATTGGGCAGAAACATCACTTGGTTATTCAGGTAATGATGCCTACCACTTCTCTTTTGCGGTTGCTTGTGTATCATTAATTGTGTCAATGATGATTTATTATGCTTTCCGTAGCACTTTCAGACATGTTGAAGCTGGTGTAGGTAAGAGTAAGAAAGCTAATACTACAGTTGTTGAAGAAGAACTTACTCCACAGCAAACCAAGGAGCGTATTGTTGCACTTTGTCTTGTCTTTGCTGTCGTTATTTTCTTTTGGATGTCGTTCCATCAGAATGGTCTTACATTGACTTACTTCGCTGATGAGTTTGTTAATCCTAAGGCAGAGGGTGTTCAGACAATGGAATTTGATGTAATCAACCTTGTGATGATTATCTTTATGGTTTATAGTTCAATGTCATTTTTCCAAGGAAAGACTTCTAAAGCTAAGTTGATTTCAGCAGTAGTTTTCCTGGCTGCAGCTGGTATTTTAGTCTATAAATATAATAACATTGGTGGTCCAGTTGACATAAGTGCTCCTATATTCCAGCAGTTTAACCCATTCTATGTGGTAGCTTTGACTCCTATAAGTATGGCCATTTTTGGTGCTTTAGCAGCTAAGGGCAAAGAACCTAAAGCTCCTCGTAAGATTGCTTATGGTATGATTGTCGCTGGTAGTGCCTATCTACTTATGGTTTTGGCATCACGTGGCTTGCTTACTCCTAACGAACAGGCTGCTGCTAAGGCTGCAGGTGAAGCAGTTCCATTTGCTTCTGGTAACTGGTTGATTGGTACCTATCTCGTGCTTACCTTCGGTGAGTTACTGCTTAGCCCTATGGGTATTAGCTTCGTAAGTAAGGTTGCTCCTCCAAAGTACAAGGGTGCGATGATGGGTGGATGGTTTGTTGCTACCGCCATCGGTAACTTACTTGTCAGTGTTGGTGGTTACTTGTGGAACGATCTTCCTTTGACAGTCGTATGGTCTGTTTTCATTGTTCTATGTCTGCTCTCAGCAGGTTTCATGTTCCTTATGATGAAACGCTTGGAGAAAGTTGCATAA
- a CDS encoding porin family protein — protein MKNRISRILVIFLFALPLSVAAQIGDHRNDFAIGVNGGYILSNVGFTPSVRQSLHGGVTAGLSLRYVCEKYFNTICSIYGEVNYASIGWKEKILTGTDQPVINSNGLAEEYSRTINYVQIPVLAHLAWGREQNGFNFFIQAGPQLGIYLGESTSKNYDTPNLATDGTGRSNATIAQESMAVEKKLDYGIAAGLGMEYSNSHVGHFLLDARYYYGLGNIYGSSKKDYFGKSNYGNIVIKATYLFDIVKTK, from the coding sequence ATGAAAAATAGAATCTCAAGAATATTAGTTATCTTCCTATTTGCGTTGCCGTTGTCAGTTGCAGCGCAAATAGGAGATCATCGTAACGACTTTGCTATCGGTGTAAATGGTGGTTATATACTCTCTAACGTGGGTTTTACGCCGAGTGTAAGACAGTCTCTACATGGTGGAGTTACTGCTGGTTTAAGTTTGCGTTATGTTTGTGAGAAGTATTTCAATACCATTTGTTCTATCTATGGTGAGGTTAACTATGCCTCAATTGGATGGAAAGAGAAGATACTGACTGGTACCGATCAGCCTGTAATTAACTCCAATGGCTTGGCTGAAGAATACTCACGAACCATAAACTATGTTCAGATACCTGTTTTGGCACACCTTGCATGGGGACGTGAGCAGAATGGTTTTAACTTCTTCATTCAAGCAGGACCACAATTAGGAATTTATCTTGGTGAATCAACTTCTAAGAACTACGATACGCCTAACCTTGCTACCGATGGTACTGGGAGAAGTAATGCGACAATAGCACAGGAATCAATGGCTGTTGAAAAGAAATTAGACTATGGCATTGCGGCTGGCTTAGGAATGGAATATAGCAACAGCCACGTAGGACATTTCTTGCTTGATGCTCGTTATTACTATGGACTAGGTAATATCTATGGCAGTTCAAAGAAAGACTATTTCGGTAAGTCTAACTATGGTAATATAGTCATTAAGGCTACTTATCTTTTTGACATTGTAAAAACAAAGTAA
- a CDS encoding PBP1 and LysM peptidoglycan-binding domain-containing protein, which produces MKKYLRYLMLFLAVTFSYCVMAQSVQWRDQHKIKRKETIFGIAKEYGVTIPQLLDANPSMKQPGYELKKGDLIFVPYSKEGDFLSDGSVKGKTDKKAATKPAVVQAPVKAVNTIRVGVMLPLHNQDGDGKRMVEFYRGVLLALNQLKSEGITTDVHAWNVPKGADIRKTLLEPNTSKLDIIFGPLYSEQVKPLADFCRAYDIKLVIPFSITGNDVETNPNIFQVYQPEASLINKSIAAYLERFQKSFHPIFINCQDPASQVGDFITSLRKQLDLQKIKYDLTSTKSSNAEFSKHFDATRPNVVILNSEKSPQLNEVFAKLAQLKKTRPGVAISLYGYNQWFVYQDYYLDQYFKYNTYIPSTYYYNKAADKTKELEAKYIEQYGEPMARQYIPRMALIGYDMAQFFVRGLKTIGKNFNGAASEVKYRPLQTRYDFVRVGQGGYMNDNFQLVHFKTDQTMENLVY; this is translated from the coding sequence ATGAAAAAATATTTAAGATATCTTATGTTGTTTTTAGCAGTGACTTTCAGTTACTGTGTGATGGCACAAAGTGTTCAATGGCGTGATCAACATAAGATAAAACGCAAGGAAACAATCTTTGGTATTGCGAAAGAGTATGGGGTAACTATCCCACAGCTTCTTGATGCTAATCCATCAATGAAGCAGCCAGGATATGAGTTGAAGAAAGGTGATTTGATTTTTGTTCCTTATTCAAAGGAAGGTGACTTCCTTTCAGATGGCTCCGTAAAAGGTAAAACAGACAAGAAAGCAGCTACTAAGCCAGCTGTTGTTCAGGCTCCAGTAAAGGCTGTGAATACGATTCGTGTTGGTGTTATGCTTCCTTTGCATAATCAGGATGGTGATGGAAAACGAATGGTAGAGTTCTATCGTGGTGTGTTATTAGCTCTGAATCAACTCAAGAGTGAAGGAATTACTACAGATGTGCACGCGTGGAATGTTCCAAAGGGTGCTGATATCCGCAAAACCTTACTTGAGCCAAATACCTCAAAGTTAGATATTATCTTTGGTCCTCTTTATTCTGAGCAAGTAAAGCCATTGGCTGATTTTTGTCGTGCGTATGATATTAAGCTTGTGATTCCATTCTCAATAACAGGTAATGATGTTGAGACAAATCCTAATATCTTCCAAGTTTATCAGCCTGAAGCATCGTTGATAAACAAGTCTATTGCTGCTTATTTAGAGCGCTTCCAGAAATCGTTTCATCCTATCTTTATTAATTGTCAGGATCCTGCAAGTCAGGTGGGTGACTTCATAACAAGTTTGAGGAAACAGCTTGATTTACAGAAGATAAAGTATGATCTTACAAGCACAAAGTCGTCAAATGCAGAATTCTCAAAGCATTTTGACGCAACTCGTCCTAATGTTGTAATTCTTAATTCAGAGAAGAGTCCACAGCTAAATGAGGTCTTTGCTAAGTTAGCGCAATTAAAGAAGACACGTCCTGGTGTGGCAATCAGCCTTTATGGGTATAACCAATGGTTTGTTTATCAGGACTATTACCTCGACCAATACTTCAAGTATAATACCTATATCCCATCTACCTATTATTATAATAAGGCAGCGGATAAAACTAAAGAATTGGAAGCTAAGTATATAGAACAATACGGAGAGCCTATGGCAAGGCAGTATATTCCTCGTATGGCACTTATTGGTTACGATATGGCACAGTTCTTTGTACGTGGCTTGAAGACAATTGGAAAGAACTTCAACGGAGCTGCTTCGGAAGTAAAGTATCGTCCTTTGCAGACACGTTATGACTTTGTTCGTGTGGGACAGGGTGGATATATGAATGACAATTTCCAACTGGTTCATTTTAAGACAGACCAGACCATGGAGAATCTTGTCTATTAA
- a CDS encoding gliding motility-associated C-terminal domain-containing protein, whose product MEQYKLRIFGVMLSMLLPAIAWTQNCQPSGKYTDANGETNTIAAGDTYVGSAPLTIAFSANPLTPNNTSTNYEWHFFNQKNPRSAFLIRYDENTEYTFTEAGTTRVILYEILNGDTTRYNAISFSISESSLQMPNAFSPNGDGINDVYRAKPGYKSIVEFKAIIFNRWGQKIYEWNDPAGGWDGKYKGKDVAQGTYFVNVTAKGADGKEFHIRRDVNLLRGYTQNTR is encoded by the coding sequence ATGGAACAATATAAACTCAGAATATTTGGTGTGATGCTGTCGATGCTACTTCCTGCTATAGCATGGACACAAAATTGTCAACCATCAGGTAAATATACCGATGCTAATGGAGAAACAAATACAATTGCAGCGGGTGATACCTATGTTGGTTCAGCTCCTCTAACAATTGCATTCTCAGCTAATCCGCTCACCCCAAACAATACGTCCACTAATTACGAATGGCATTTCTTCAATCAAAAGAATCCTCGTTCAGCCTTTCTTATCCGTTATGATGAGAATACAGAATACACCTTCACAGAGGCGGGAACAACAAGGGTTATCCTCTATGAGATTCTCAATGGGGACACTACACGCTATAATGCTATCAGCTTCTCTATCAGTGAGAGCAGCCTTCAAATGCCTAATGCCTTCTCTCCTAATGGCGATGGTATCAATGATGTCTATCGTGCAAAACCAGGATATAAAAGTATTGTTGAGTTCAAAGCTATCATATTCAATCGCTGGGGACAAAAGATTTATGAATGGAACGACCCTGCTGGTGGCTGGGATGGCAAATATAAAGGAAAAGATGTAGCACAAGGAACTTACTTCGTCAACGTCACTGCTAAGGGAGCTGATGGAAAAGAGTTTCATATCCGTCGAGATGTCAACCTCCTTAGAGGATATACGCAGAATACAAGATGA
- the uvrA gene encoding excinuclease ABC subunit UvrA, which yields MKEKIEVFGARVHNLKNIDVTIPRNSLTVFTGLSGSGKSSLAFDTIFAEGQRRYIETFSAYARNFLGNMERPDVDKIIGLSPVISIEQKTTNKNPRSTVGTTTEIYDFLRLLFARAGEAYSYMSGEKMVKYTEEKVVDMIMSDYQGRKIHILAPLIRNRKGHYRELFEQMRRKGYLYIRIDGEIEELTRGMKVDRYKNHNIEVVIDKMKLGGTENDTLRERLAKTVSTAMKQGEGLIMILDNERNEAKYFSKRLMDPITGIAYKDPAPNIFSFNSPEGACPQCKGLGVIDEIDLKKVIPDDKLDIHSGAIVPLGKYKNQMIFWQIDALLKHYDCSLKTPVKDIPKEAMDEVLYGSLEKLKIAKELVHTTSDYFVSFDGIIKYLRTVMENDDSSTGKKWADQFIAEVRCPECHGHRLNRETLSYKIWDKNIADLAEMDITELKGWIDHVEEHMNEKQLTIAVEIIKEIRKRINFLLDVGLDYLALNRQSATLSGGESQRIRLATQIGSQLVNVLYILDEPSIGLHQCDNERLINSLKELRDMGNTVIVVEHDEDMMRVADWVIDIGPKAGRKGGEVVFQGKPTDMLKTHTLTAQYLNGARAIEIPKERRKGNGKTVQLIGCKGNNLKDVNVTFPLGELIVVTGVSGSGKSTLINETLQPILSQHFYRSLKRPMPYGKIEGIDNIDKVVNVDQSPIGRTPRSNPATYTGVFSDIRQLFVNLPEAKIRGYKPGRFSFNVKGGRCETCGGNGYKTIEMNFLPDVMVPCEVCHGKRYNRETLEVRFKGKSIADVLDMTVNMAVEFFENVPQILPKIKALQDVGLGYIKLGQSSTTLSGGESQRVKLATELAKRDTGKTLYILDEPTTGLHFEDIRILMDVLQKLVDRGNTVIIIEHNLDVIKLADYIIDMGPEGGRGGGRVLSCGTPEVVAKNKESYTSEFLAKVLK from the coding sequence ATGAAAGAAAAAATAGAAGTCTTCGGAGCCAGAGTACATAATCTGAAGAATATAGATGTAACCATCCCACGCAACTCACTTACAGTTTTTACCGGACTATCTGGTTCGGGAAAGAGTTCGCTTGCCTTCGACACTATTTTCGCTGAAGGACAGCGTCGCTACATTGAGACCTTCTCGGCATACGCACGCAACTTCCTTGGAAATATGGAGCGTCCTGACGTAGATAAGATTATAGGACTCTCTCCTGTTATCTCAATTGAACAAAAGACAACGAATAAGAACCCTCGCTCTACCGTTGGAACAACTACCGAGATATACGATTTTCTCCGACTTCTCTTTGCTCGTGCAGGTGAAGCTTACTCTTACATGAGTGGTGAGAAGATGGTAAAATATACGGAGGAGAAGGTGGTTGATATGATTATGTCTGATTATCAAGGTAGAAAGATACACATCCTTGCCCCACTCATCCGCAATCGTAAAGGTCACTATCGTGAACTCTTTGAGCAAATGCGTCGCAAAGGTTATCTGTATATACGCATAGATGGAGAGATAGAGGAACTTACGCGTGGCATGAAAGTAGATCGTTACAAAAACCATAACATCGAAGTTGTTATCGACAAGATGAAGCTTGGTGGTACGGAGAATGATACCCTACGTGAGCGTTTAGCAAAGACGGTTTCAACAGCAATGAAACAGGGAGAAGGTTTGATTATGATTCTTGATAACGAGCGTAATGAAGCTAAATACTTTTCTAAACGACTGATGGACCCTATCACAGGTATTGCATATAAAGATCCTGCACCAAACATCTTCTCATTCAACTCTCCAGAAGGAGCCTGCCCTCAGTGCAAAGGCTTAGGAGTCATTGATGAGATAGACTTAAAGAAGGTTATACCAGATGACAAACTAGACATTCATAGCGGTGCAATTGTTCCTTTAGGGAAATACAAAAACCAGATGATATTCTGGCAGATAGATGCATTACTAAAACATTATGATTGTAGTCTGAAAACACCAGTTAAAGACATTCCAAAAGAGGCAATGGATGAAGTCTTGTATGGTTCACTTGAAAAGTTGAAGATTGCCAAAGAGCTTGTTCATACCACTTCTGATTACTTTGTATCCTTTGATGGCATCATAAAGTACCTCCGCACAGTTATGGAGAATGATGACTCATCAACAGGAAAGAAATGGGCAGACCAGTTCATAGCTGAAGTACGATGTCCAGAATGTCATGGTCACCGACTAAATCGTGAGACATTGTCGTATAAAATATGGGACAAAAACATTGCCGACCTTGCAGAAATGGACATCACAGAGTTGAAAGGTTGGATTGATCATGTTGAGGAACACATGAATGAGAAGCAACTTACGATTGCCGTAGAAATCATAAAAGAGATTCGTAAGCGTATAAACTTTCTATTGGATGTGGGTCTTGACTATCTTGCATTAAATCGTCAGAGTGCCACCCTCTCTGGTGGAGAGAGTCAGCGTATCCGTCTTGCAACGCAGATTGGTTCGCAGTTGGTTAACGTGCTTTATATTCTTGACGAGCCTTCCATTGGTCTGCATCAATGCGATAACGAACGTCTCATTAATTCACTTAAGGAACTACGTGATATGGGGAATACCGTCATCGTTGTGGAACACGACGAAGACATGATGCGTGTCGCTGACTGGGTAATAGACATCGGGCCAAAAGCTGGTCGCAAAGGTGGGGAGGTTGTCTTCCAAGGAAAGCCTACTGATATGCTTAAGACGCATACACTCACAGCACAATACCTGAATGGTGCACGTGCTATCGAAATACCTAAGGAACGTAGGAAAGGCAATGGAAAGACCGTCCAACTCATTGGTTGTAAAGGTAATAACCTCAAGGATGTAAACGTAACCTTCCCACTTGGTGAACTGATTGTAGTCACTGGTGTGTCAGGTTCAGGAAAGAGTACACTCATCAATGAGACTTTACAGCCTATCCTTTCACAACACTTCTACCGCTCACTAAAGCGTCCAATGCCTTACGGAAAGATTGAAGGCATAGACAACATAGACAAAGTGGTGAATGTTGACCAAAGTCCGATTGGACGTACACCACGTAGCAATCCTGCCACTTATACAGGTGTTTTCTCAGATATTCGTCAACTCTTCGTCAATCTTCCTGAAGCAAAGATTCGTGGTTACAAACCGGGACGATTCTCATTTAACGTGAAGGGAGGACGCTGTGAAACCTGTGGCGGAAATGGTTACAAAACTATTGAAATGAACTTCTTACCTGACGTGATGGTACCTTGCGAGGTATGTCATGGCAAACGTTATAACCGTGAAACGCTTGAAGTACGCTTCAAAGGCAAGTCAATTGCTGACGTATTAGATATGACAGTCAATATGGCGGTTGAGTTTTTTGAGAATGTTCCGCAGATATTACCAAAGATAAAGGCTTTACAGGATGTTGGATTAGGCTATATCAAACTTGGACAAAGTTCCACTACCCTCTCTGGTGGTGAGAGTCAGCGTGTAAAGTTAGCGACAGAACTCGCTAAACGTGATACTGGTAAGACGCTATACATTCTTGATGAACCAACAACCGGTTTACACTTTGAAGATATCCGTATCTTAATGGATGTGTTGCAGAAACTTGTGGACCGTGGCAATACTGTTATCATCATCGAACATAACCTCGATGTCATCAAACTTGCCGATTATATTATTGACATGGGGCCAGAAGGTGGTCGTGGTGGTGGTCGTGTGCTGAGTTGTGGAACACCAGAAGTAGTGGCAAAAAATAAGGAGAGCTACACTTCTGAATTCCTTGCGAAAGTGCTAAAATAA